One region of Chlorobiota bacterium genomic DNA includes:
- a CDS encoding STAS domain-containing protein produces MNQFTIATRDNPPVQVVDLNGYLDAHTAPQLEQTLQRLVSDKNYNIIVNFRDLTYISSAGLGVFMAFIEDVRGNQGDIKLAGMSPKVYNVFDLLGFPMLYEIYDDEHQARQQFIERNEAIG; encoded by the coding sequence ATGAACCAGTTTACGATAGCCACACGCGATAACCCTCCGGTCCAGGTTGTGGACCTGAACGGATATCTGGATGCGCACACCGCACCGCAGCTTGAACAAACCTTGCAGCGGTTGGTAAGCGACAAGAACTACAACATCATTGTCAATTTCCGGGACCTCACCTATATCTCAAGTGCCGGGCTGGGGGTCTTCATGGCGTTTATTGAAGACGTTCGCGGCAACCAAGGGGATATCAAGTTGGCAGGGATGTCGCCAAAGGTCTATAACGTCTTCGACTTGCTTGGGTTCCCGATGCTGTATGAGATTTATGACGACGAGCACCAAGCACGGCAGCAGTTTATCGAGCGTAATGAAGCGATTGGCTAA
- a CDS encoding ATP-binding protein: MQNKPDHTTICFRQDVPTRTEELHHIRQVVEAEALRFGFDEQTAFQLALAVDEACTNIIKHSYGGDPSQSFEFEISTADDSFVISLTDRGKTFNPKGLPQLDMQRYFEQMRRGGLGVHIIHLVMDDVDYTTATNHSNLLRMIKHLQEE; encoded by the coding sequence ATGCAGAACAAGCCCGACCATACCACCATCTGCTTCCGGCAAGACGTTCCCACACGCACCGAAGAGCTGCACCATATCCGCCAGGTTGTGGAAGCCGAAGCCCTACGGTTCGGATTCGATGAGCAGACCGCTTTCCAACTTGCACTGGCCGTTGACGAAGCCTGCACCAACATCATCAAACACTCCTACGGCGGCGACCCCTCGCAGTCGTTCGAGTTCGAGATTAGCACGGCGGATGATTCGTTCGTGATCTCCCTTACCGATCGCGGAAAAACCTTCAACCCCAAAGGGCTGCCGCAGTTGGATATGCAGCGGTATTTCGAGCAGATGCGGCGTGGCGGTTTGGGGGTCCATATCATCCATCTGGTGATGGACGATGTTGATTACACCACCGCCACCAACCACAGCAACCTACTCCGGATGATTAAGCATTTGCAGGAAGAATAG
- a CDS encoding MFS transporter codes for MPTDPSSFLFRRFPALTHRDFRLLWLGQMVSIAGSQMQNVAIFYQIDALTRSKTMLALVGLVRFVPIVVFALIGGVVADARNRRGIMFITQSLMMAAAIGLGVVTLVGNGSLDPWTHSWIILGLTGITAAAAAFDNPARQALIPNLVPPEHLPNAVSLNTTMFQAGMIIGPALAGVLIGQLGVEGVYWANAATFLAVIAALLLMRVVEQHTAQRPQISIAAMTEGLKFVRRARMIYSTMLLDFFATFFSSATALLPVFAREVLHVGPEELGILYAAEAVGSLLAGVAISSLGEIRRKGWVLLWSVAAYGAATAIYGFSQDFWLSLLMLGLVGVGDSISTVLRVSIRQLFTPDHIRGRMTSVNMIFFMGGPQLGNMEAGLLAAAVGAPMSVVIGGIATVALVAFTAWRFPELREYD; via the coding sequence ATGCCAACCGATCCTTCCTCCTTTCTGTTCCGGCGCTTTCCCGCGCTCACACATCGCGATTTCCGGTTGCTCTGGTTGGGGCAGATGGTTTCCATTGCCGGGTCGCAGATGCAGAACGTGGCAATCTTCTACCAGATTGACGCGCTTACCCGCTCCAAAACCATGCTGGCGTTGGTGGGATTGGTGCGGTTCGTTCCCATTGTGGTTTTTGCGCTGATTGGCGGTGTTGTTGCCGATGCACGGAATCGCCGGGGCATCATGTTCATCACCCAAAGCCTGATGATGGCCGCAGCGATTGGGCTTGGCGTGGTGACGCTGGTTGGCAACGGAAGCCTTGACCCGTGGACTCACTCCTGGATCATTCTTGGGCTGACCGGCATCACCGCAGCGGCGGCGGCGTTCGACAATCCTGCGCGCCAAGCATTGATCCCCAACCTTGTCCCCCCCGAGCATCTTCCGAACGCGGTCAGCCTGAACACCACCATGTTCCAAGCCGGAATGATTATCGGCCCGGCGCTGGCTGGGGTGCTGATTGGGCAGCTGGGGGTGGAAGGGGTCTATTGGGCGAACGCCGCCACCTTCCTTGCAGTGATTGCCGCGCTGCTGCTGATGCGCGTTGTGGAGCAGCACACCGCCCAGCGCCCCCAGATAAGCATTGCGGCAATGACCGAAGGGCTGAAGTTCGTCCGCCGCGCCCGGATGATTTACTCCACCATGCTTCTTGATTTCTTCGCCACGTTTTTCTCATCGGCCACGGCGTTGCTGCCGGTGTTCGCGCGCGAGGTGTTGCACGTTGGACCCGAGGAGTTAGGGATTCTGTACGCTGCCGAAGCGGTGGGTTCGCTGCTTGCGGGGGTTGCAATCTCGTCGCTGGGTGAGATACGGAGGAAGGGGTGGGTTCTGCTTTGGTCGGTGGCGGCGTATGGTGCTGCAACGGCCATTTATGGGTTCTCGCAAGATTTCTGGCTGTCGTTGCTGATGCTTGGGTTGGTGGGGGTGGGGGATTCCATCAGCACGGTGCTGCGTGTTTCCATCCGCCAGCTGTTCACCCCCGATCACATCCGTGGCAGGATGACTTCGGTGAACATGATCTTTTTCATGGGCGGTCCACAGCTTGGGAACATGGAGGCTGGATTGCTTGCCGCAGCGGTTGGCGCGCCAATGTCGGTGGTGATTGGTGGCATTGCTACCGTCGCGCTGGTTGCCTTCACCGCGTGGCGGTTTCCTGAGTTGAGGGAGTATGATTAA